A genomic window from Paraburkholderia phytofirmans OLGA172 includes:
- a CDS encoding NAD-dependent succinate-semialdehyde dehydrogenase, with amino-acid sequence MVIPGYSDTRLLINGEWCDAASGKTLDVINPATGKAIGKVAHAGIPDLDRALAAAQNGFEAWRKIPANERATTMRKAAALVRERASDIARLMTLEQGKPFAEARVEVLAAADIIEWFADEGRRVYGRIVPSRNLAAQQTVLKEPIGPVAAFTPWNFPVNQVVRKLSAALACGCSFLVKAPEETPASPAALLQAFVEAGVPPGTVGLVFGDPAEISSYLIPHPVIRKVTFTGSTPVGKQLAALAGTHMKRATMELGGHAPVIVAEDADVALAVRAAGGAKFRNAGQVCISPTRFLVHNSLREEFAAALVKHAEGLKLGDGLAEGTTLGPLANARRLSAMSKVLDDARKTGARVETGGERVGSEGNFFAPTVLTNVSLEADVFNNEPFGPIAAIRGFDTLEEAISEANRLPYGLAGYAFTKSFRNVHLLSQQMEVGMLWVNQPATPSPEMPFGGVKDSGYGSEGGPEAMEAYLVTKAVSVMAV; translated from the coding sequence ATGGTCATACCAGGCTATAGCGATACCCGACTTCTGATTAACGGCGAGTGGTGCGACGCCGCCAGCGGCAAAACCCTCGACGTCATCAATCCCGCCACCGGCAAAGCGATCGGCAAGGTGGCTCACGCCGGCATCCCGGATCTGGACCGGGCGCTGGCCGCCGCGCAGAACGGCTTCGAAGCCTGGCGCAAGATTCCGGCGAACGAACGCGCCACCACCATGCGCAAGGCCGCCGCGCTGGTGCGCGAGCGCGCTTCCGACATCGCCCGCCTGATGACCCTGGAACAGGGCAAGCCGTTCGCCGAGGCCCGCGTCGAAGTGCTGGCCGCAGCGGACATCATCGAGTGGTTCGCCGACGAAGGCCGCCGCGTCTACGGCCGGATCGTGCCGTCGCGCAATCTGGCGGCGCAGCAAACGGTGCTCAAGGAACCGATCGGCCCGGTGGCCGCCTTCACGCCGTGGAATTTCCCGGTCAATCAGGTGGTGCGCAAGCTGAGCGCGGCGCTCGCGTGCGGCTGCTCGTTCCTCGTCAAGGCGCCGGAAGAAACCCCAGCGTCGCCGGCGGCGCTGCTGCAGGCGTTCGTCGAAGCCGGCGTGCCGCCCGGCACGGTCGGCCTCGTGTTCGGCGACCCGGCGGAGATTTCCAGCTACCTGATTCCGCATCCGGTGATCCGCAAGGTCACGTTCACCGGTTCGACGCCGGTCGGCAAGCAGCTGGCGGCCCTCGCCGGCACGCACATGAAGCGCGCGACGATGGAGTTGGGCGGTCATGCGCCCGTCATCGTGGCCGAAGACGCCGACGTGGCGCTGGCCGTCAGGGCCGCGGGCGGCGCGAAGTTCCGCAATGCCGGCCAGGTCTGCATCTCGCCCACGCGCTTCCTGGTGCACAACAGCCTCCGCGAAGAATTCGCCGCGGCGCTCGTCAAGCACGCAGAAGGCCTCAAGCTCGGCGACGGCCTGGCCGAAGGCACCACCCTGGGGCCGCTCGCCAATGCGCGCCGTCTGAGCGCCATGAGCAAGGTGCTCGACGACGCGCGCAAGACCGGCGCCAGGGTCGAGACGGGCGGCGAACGCGTGGGCTCGGAAGGCAACTTTTTCGCGCCGACCGTGCTGACCAACGTGTCGCTCGAAGCGGACGTGTTCAATAACGAGCCGTTCGGCCCGATCGCCGCGATCCGCGGTTTCGACACGCTCGAAGAAGCGATCTCCGAGGCGAACCGTCTGCCGTATGGTCTCGCGGGTTACGCGTTCACGAAGTCGTTCCGCAACGTGCATCTGCTGTCGCAACAGATGGAAGTCGGCATGTTGTGGGTCAACCAGCCTGCTACGCCGTCGCCGGAAATGCCGTTTGGCGGCGTGAAGGATTCGGGCTATGGGTCGGAAGGCGGACCGGAAGCGATGGAAGCCTATCTGGTCACCAAGGCCGTTTCGGTGATGGCGGTGTAG
- a CDS encoding LysR family transcriptional regulator — protein MHANVLKYFVEVARCSSIRKAAQNLYVASSAVNRQILKLEAEMGTELFDRLPNGIRLNAAGERMLQHIRATLNDFHLMRSELDDLKGERKGHVSVTAMDSLFVDFLPATVEEFSDAYPAVTYSIAAVPPHDVPTRLVSGEYDVGISYITKLPAGLDVVSEVSLPPGVVMASSHPLAKTERISFDECRSHAFLRLEGRSPIQGVVTTDFPEYWESLQPSVTCNSTTLLKRLIASGRGISFFSKLAFLDELARGDVVWRPLDDVNVNALTVGVITPNQRVLPHVTLEFVERIVRRLKHVELALRDV, from the coding sequence ATGCATGCGAATGTCCTGAAGTATTTTGTCGAAGTGGCGCGGTGCAGTTCGATCCGCAAGGCGGCGCAGAATCTCTATGTCGCGTCGAGCGCGGTCAACCGGCAGATCCTGAAGCTCGAAGCGGAGATGGGGACCGAACTGTTCGACCGGCTGCCGAACGGCATCCGGCTGAACGCGGCCGGCGAGCGCATGCTGCAACACATTCGCGCAACGCTGAACGACTTCCACTTGATGCGCAGCGAACTCGACGATCTGAAGGGCGAGCGGAAGGGGCACGTGTCGGTGACGGCCATGGATTCGCTGTTCGTCGATTTTCTGCCGGCGACCGTCGAGGAGTTTTCGGACGCCTATCCGGCCGTCACCTATTCGATCGCCGCGGTGCCGCCGCACGACGTACCGACGCGGCTTGTCAGCGGTGAGTATGACGTCGGCATTTCGTACATTACGAAGCTGCCCGCCGGTCTCGATGTCGTGAGCGAGGTCTCGTTGCCGCCGGGCGTTGTGATGGCATCGTCGCATCCGTTAGCGAAAACGGAGCGCATCAGCTTCGACGAATGCCGCAGTCATGCATTTCTGAGGCTGGAAGGACGATCGCCGATTCAGGGTGTCGTCACGACCGACTTTCCCGAGTACTGGGAGTCGTTGCAGCCGAGCGTCACCTGTAACTCGACGACACTGCTCAAGCGGCTGATTGCGTCGGGGCGGGGCATTTCATTTTTCTCCAAACTGGCTTTCCTCGACGAACTGGCGCGTGGCGACGTGGTATGGAGACCGCTCGACGACGTGAACGTCAACGCGCTCACCGTCGGCGTCATCACGCCCAATCAGCGCGTGCTGCCTCACGTGACGCTGGAGTTCGTCGAACGTATTGTGCGGCGCCTGAAACACGTCGAACTGGCGCTGCGCGACGTCTGA
- the fdxA gene encoding ferredoxin, which translates to MAYVITSPCIDVKDGACVQCCPVDCIYEGGRTLYIHPEECINCGVCVSVCPTEAIFHDEELPQSEAMFAAVNREFFGPQASALGSPGGACDVGKVACDHPVVAAWTVRPMN; encoded by the coding sequence ATGGCCTACGTCATCACTTCGCCCTGCATCGACGTCAAAGACGGTGCGTGCGTGCAATGTTGCCCGGTCGACTGTATCTATGAAGGCGGCCGCACGCTCTACATCCACCCCGAGGAATGCATCAACTGCGGGGTGTGTGTATCAGTGTGTCCGACCGAAGCGATCTTTCACGATGAAGAGCTCCCGCAATCGGAGGCCATGTTCGCCGCCGTGAACCGGGAATTCTTCGGGCCGCAGGCGAGTGCGCTCGGTTCCCCGGGTGGCGCATGTGACGTGGGCAAGGTAGCCTGCGATCATCCCGTGGTCGCGGCCTGGACGGTGCGGCCGATGAACTGA
- a CDS encoding enoyl-CoA hydratase-related protein, protein MSVRLVIDQHVATVTLARPEALNAVDLATEAELQRVWTELEHNRDVRVVVLTGEGERAFCVGADLKNPSVSGLEYWAAPRPGGFGGIALRETLNVPVIARVNGYALGGGFEMVLGCDLVVACDEASFGLPEALVGRMPLDGGMTLLQRQIPYRQAMAMLMTGRRVSAREGLDMGLVNEVVPRAELDAAVERWVQALLACAPLSLQAIKQVVRRTSTLSPADAQALRLPAVVAALQSEDANEGVRAFQEKRKPVWSGR, encoded by the coding sequence ATGAGCGTACGTCTTGTCATCGACCAGCACGTTGCCACGGTAACGCTGGCGCGGCCGGAAGCGCTCAACGCCGTGGACCTTGCCACCGAAGCGGAACTGCAACGCGTGTGGACCGAGCTCGAGCATAACCGCGACGTGCGGGTCGTGGTCCTGACCGGGGAGGGCGAGCGCGCGTTCTGCGTCGGCGCGGACCTGAAGAATCCGTCGGTTAGCGGTCTTGAATACTGGGCGGCGCCGCGCCCGGGCGGCTTCGGCGGCATTGCGCTGCGCGAGACGCTGAACGTGCCGGTGATCGCGCGGGTCAACGGCTATGCGCTGGGTGGCGGCTTCGAAATGGTGCTGGGGTGCGATCTGGTGGTCGCCTGCGACGAAGCAAGCTTCGGGCTGCCCGAGGCACTCGTCGGGCGCATGCCGCTTGACGGCGGCATGACCCTGCTGCAACGCCAGATCCCCTATCGTCAGGCGATGGCAATGCTGATGACCGGCCGCCGCGTGTCGGCACGCGAGGGGCTCGACATGGGCCTCGTCAACGAAGTTGTGCCGCGTGCCGAACTGGATGCCGCCGTCGAGCGCTGGGTTCAGGCGCTGCTCGCGTGCGCCCCGCTGTCGCTGCAGGCGATCAAGCAGGTGGTGAGGCGCACGTCCACACTCTCGCCGGCGGACGCCCAGGCGTTGCGACTGCCTGCCGTGGTGGCCGCGCTGCAATCCGAGGACGCGAATGAAGGCGTGCGCGCGTTCCAGGAGAAGCGCAAGCCGGTTTGGAGCGGACGCTGA
- a CDS encoding CaiB/BaiF CoA transferase family protein: MSVANNVAKTHDLPLAGVRVVDLTQVMMGPVCTQMLADYGADVIKVERKGAGDLSRSTFEPVAGADNPIFCSLNRNKRSVALDLRDAQQMADLKALIADADVVVSNFRAGVMDRMGIGYEDCRRLNPGIVYAVGTGFGETGPYAHKGGQDVLAQAMSGVMARRADESLPISVYPTALADYSAGMHMVQGILLALLHRERTGEGQKVNVSLYNSMLAMQMQEAAMIMMADSEVNWAAMPLSGVFDTQDGALVLVGAFKANPLRDICAALDIEDLSRDARFCNLNQQFVHKTELQRIFRERFASNTRDFWLARLEEQDLLCAPVRDLREALVDPQTLHNQLILEGEGEGQPVRFIGSPIELSLAPVGLRRGPPRLGQHTEEVLQQLRGKVATEAV, translated from the coding sequence ATGAGCGTCGCTAACAACGTTGCAAAGACGCATGACCTGCCGCTTGCCGGCGTGCGTGTCGTCGATCTCACGCAGGTGATGATGGGCCCGGTGTGCACGCAGATGCTCGCCGATTACGGCGCCGACGTGATCAAGGTCGAGCGAAAGGGCGCCGGCGATTTGAGCCGCTCGACGTTCGAGCCGGTGGCCGGCGCGGACAATCCGATCTTCTGCAGTCTGAATCGCAACAAGCGCAGTGTGGCACTCGACCTGCGCGACGCGCAGCAGATGGCTGATTTGAAGGCGCTGATCGCGGACGCGGATGTTGTGGTCAGCAATTTCCGCGCGGGCGTGATGGACCGCATGGGTATCGGCTATGAAGACTGCCGCCGATTGAATCCGGGAATCGTCTACGCGGTCGGCACGGGCTTCGGCGAAACCGGACCCTACGCGCACAAGGGAGGCCAGGACGTGCTTGCCCAGGCGATGAGCGGTGTGATGGCGCGCCGCGCGGACGAATCGCTGCCGATTTCCGTGTACCCGACAGCGCTCGCCGACTATTCGGCCGGCATGCACATGGTGCAGGGCATCCTGCTCGCGTTGCTGCATCGCGAACGCACGGGCGAGGGGCAGAAGGTCAACGTGTCGCTCTACAACTCGATGCTCGCGATGCAGATGCAGGAGGCCGCCATGATCATGATGGCCGACTCGGAAGTGAACTGGGCCGCGATGCCGCTTTCGGGGGTCTTCGATACCCAGGATGGTGCGCTGGTGCTCGTGGGTGCGTTCAAGGCAAATCCGCTGCGCGATATCTGCGCGGCGCTGGACATCGAAGACCTGTCGCGCGATGCACGCTTTTGCAATCTCAACCAGCAGTTCGTTCACAAGACCGAATTGCAGCGCATCTTCCGGGAGCGCTTTGCGAGCAACACGCGCGACTTCTGGCTCGCCCGCCTCGAAGAGCAGGACCTGCTGTGTGCACCGGTGCGTGATCTGCGTGAAGCACTGGTCGATCCTCAGACGCTGCATAACCAGCTGATTCTGGAAGGCGAGGGCGAAGGCCAGCCGGTGCGCTTCATCGGCAGCCCGATCGAGCTCTCGCTCGCGCCGGTTGGTTTGCGGCGTGGGCCGCCGCGCCTCGGCCAGCATACCGAAGAGGTCCTGCAGCAATTACGCGGCAAGGTCGCCACGGAGGCTGTATGA
- a CDS encoding FAD-dependent oxidoreductase, protein MISDWVQENARDVRVAAKANVVVVGGGPAGLSAAIGAARNGAEVILLERYNHLGGLASGGMVLVLDDMWDSHLQEISVRGVCMTFIERMAARKLAMFPRSDEWGEDPAAYRKWGRWGTFDFHSQKTPHPVCFAAAFDPDAMKRVALEMVESLGIKLRLHSWFSRTLVEDGQVKGVICETKSGREAILADVVIDATGDLDVAASAGVPHVGGTYITTTVFRLGGVDTEAAERFEAEEPEAFAALDRQIKRILGGSWGYWWLKTPLPGVVWCNCPHMAGLDGLKPEDLTRAEVQGRQHIHAVVDFVREKLPGFEQCYVIDVAPQTGVRQTRLLEGEYVMTKDDLAQRTRFDDSIARGRDYYMPYRVLLPKQIDNLLVAGRHYSATSQAQKMSREIPPCMAMGEAAGVAAALALGAGVRVRDVDVHALQKTLRAQGADPGDQSGRNADVPPLAAHIQKREAA, encoded by the coding sequence ATGATCAGCGATTGGGTTCAGGAAAATGCGCGCGATGTGCGCGTTGCGGCCAAGGCAAACGTCGTGGTGGTCGGCGGTGGCCCCGCAGGCCTGTCGGCGGCGATTGGGGCCGCGCGTAACGGCGCCGAGGTGATTCTGCTGGAGCGTTACAACCACCTGGGCGGTCTCGCATCCGGCGGCATGGTGCTGGTGCTCGACGACATGTGGGACAGCCACCTGCAGGAAATTTCGGTGCGCGGCGTCTGCATGACCTTCATCGAGCGGATGGCGGCGCGCAAGCTGGCGATGTTCCCGCGCTCGGACGAATGGGGCGAGGATCCCGCGGCGTATCGCAAGTGGGGGCGCTGGGGCACTTTCGACTTTCACAGCCAGAAGACGCCCCACCCGGTGTGTTTCGCCGCAGCGTTCGATCCGGACGCGATGAAGCGCGTCGCGCTGGAGATGGTGGAGTCGCTGGGCATCAAGTTGCGTCTGCATTCATGGTTCTCGCGCACGCTGGTCGAAGACGGTCAGGTGAAGGGCGTGATCTGCGAGACGAAGAGCGGCCGTGAAGCGATCCTCGCCGACGTGGTGATCGATGCGACGGGGGATCTGGATGTTGCGGCGTCGGCAGGCGTGCCGCATGTCGGCGGCACCTATATCACGACGACCGTGTTCCGACTCGGCGGCGTCGATACGGAGGCGGCCGAGCGTTTCGAAGCCGAAGAACCCGAGGCGTTTGCGGCACTGGATCGTCAGATCAAGCGCATTCTCGGCGGCTCGTGGGGCTACTGGTGGTTGAAGACACCGTTGCCCGGTGTGGTGTGGTGCAACTGCCCGCACATGGCCGGTCTCGATGGTCTCAAGCCTGAGGACCTGACACGCGCGGAAGTGCAGGGACGGCAGCACATTCACGCGGTGGTCGATTTCGTGCGCGAGAAGCTGCCAGGCTTCGAGCAGTGTTACGTGATCGATGTCGCGCCGCAAACCGGCGTGCGCCAGACGCGCCTGCTCGAAGGCGAATATGTGATGACCAAGGATGACCTCGCGCAGCGTACCCGTTTCGACGACAGCATCGCGCGTGGCCGTGACTACTACATGCCATATCGCGTGCTCCTGCCGAAGCAGATCGACAACCTGCTGGTCGCCGGCCGCCACTATTCGGCGACCTCGCAGGCGCAGAAGATGTCGCGCGAAATCCCGCCTTGCATGGCGATGGGCGAAGCCGCCGGTGTGGCTGCCGCGCTCGCACTCGGTGCGGGCGTGCGGGTCCGCGATGTCGACGTCCACGCGCTGCAGAAGACCTTGCGCGCACAAGGCGCCGATCCGGGCGACCAGAGCGGCCGCAACGCCGACGTGCCGCCGCTTGCCGCGCACATCCAGAAACGGGAGGCCGCATGA
- a CDS encoding ABC transporter permease, producing MATSEMQLNLSSQAADPEAQAWLARRRQRLWRARLLPVLGVAGLLFAWWAVVAGFHVKPFIAPSPLLVLETLFSKSDVLLQNLVPTAIEACGGFLLGNLAAILIATVFVHNKTLQDIFYPVAVMINSIPVVAKAPILVLIMGNGLEPKITIAAIVCFFPTLVNMVRGLQAVNPQAMELMQILSASKREIFFKLRLYASLPYLFSALRIAASMSVIGAVVGEWIGATQGIGAMIIQATYSFDSALLYTAIIMSAVLSGLFFLVIAIVERLVVRWQPESSH from the coding sequence ATGGCCACGTCCGAAATGCAATTGAACCTGTCGTCCCAAGCGGCGGACCCTGAAGCGCAGGCCTGGCTTGCGCGTCGCCGTCAACGCCTGTGGCGCGCGCGCTTGCTGCCGGTACTCGGCGTTGCGGGTTTGCTGTTCGCGTGGTGGGCGGTGGTGGCGGGCTTTCATGTGAAGCCGTTTATCGCGCCGTCGCCGCTTCTGGTTCTGGAGACGCTTTTTAGCAAGAGCGATGTGCTGTTGCAGAACCTGGTGCCGACTGCAATCGAGGCATGCGGAGGTTTTCTGCTAGGCAACCTGGCGGCGATCCTGATCGCCACCGTCTTCGTTCACAACAAGACGCTGCAGGACATCTTCTATCCGGTCGCCGTGATGATCAACTCGATTCCGGTGGTCGCGAAGGCGCCGATCCTCGTCCTCATCATGGGTAACGGTCTCGAGCCGAAGATCACGATCGCGGCGATCGTCTGTTTCTTCCCGACGCTCGTGAACATGGTCCGCGGGCTGCAGGCGGTGAACCCGCAGGCGATGGAACTGATGCAGATCCTGTCGGCGAGCAAGCGTGAAATCTTCTTCAAGCTGCGCCTCTACGCTTCGCTGCCGTATCTCTTCTCCGCATTGCGCATTGCCGCGTCGATGTCGGTGATTGGCGCGGTGGTCGGCGAATGGATTGGCGCCACGCAAGGTATCGGCGCAATGATCATTCAGGCGACTTACAGCTTCGATTCGGCCTTGCTATATACGGCGATCATCATGAGCGCCGTGCTGTCCGGCCTGTTTTTCCTGGTGATCGCGATTGTCGAGCGCCTGGTGGTCAGATGGCAGCCCGAAAGCTCGCATTGA
- a CDS encoding ABC transporter ATP-binding protein produces the protein MHAATINPPRADGAGSSVAGMQDTHLSISCRNINVRFFTDRRSVTAIEGLSLDVAAGEFLTLLGPSGCGKSTFLRVVADLIKPSRGDISVLGAAPRVAREHRDIGFVFQDAALLPWRTAIQNVQLPLEVAGGKARAGRATPRELLELVGLKGREDAYPHEMSGGMRQRVAIARALVSDPKVLLMDEPFGALDEITRDRLNEELRRVWKEMGLTTLFVTHSIYEAAFLGQRVLMLAANPGRVKEIVPVGLPEDRTLDIRETREFVELAAYLRRVLETC, from the coding sequence ATGCATGCTGCCACTATCAATCCGCCGCGCGCGGACGGGGCCGGTTCGTCCGTCGCCGGGATGCAAGACACCCATCTGTCTATTAGCTGCCGCAATATCAACGTGCGCTTTTTCACCGACCGGCGCAGCGTCACCGCGATCGAGGGCTTGAGCCTTGACGTCGCGGCCGGCGAATTCCTCACGCTTCTCGGCCCCTCGGGCTGCGGGAAGTCGACGTTCCTGCGCGTCGTCGCGGACCTCATCAAGCCGAGCCGCGGCGACATCAGCGTGCTCGGTGCGGCGCCCCGTGTCGCCCGGGAGCATCGGGACATCGGCTTCGTGTTTCAGGACGCGGCGCTGCTGCCGTGGCGCACGGCCATCCAGAACGTGCAGTTGCCGCTTGAAGTGGCGGGCGGCAAGGCGCGTGCGGGCCGCGCAACACCGCGTGAACTGCTGGAGCTCGTGGGTCTCAAGGGGCGCGAGGACGCTTACCCGCACGAGATGTCAGGCGGGATGCGCCAGCGTGTCGCGATTGCGCGCGCCCTCGTCAGCGACCCGAAAGTCCTGCTGATGGACGAGCCGTTTGGCGCGCTCGACGAAATCACGCGAGACCGTCTGAACGAAGAATTGCGCCGCGTCTGGAAAGAGATGGGCCTCACGACCCTCTTCGTCACCCACAGCATCTATGAAGCGGCGTTTCTCGGCCAGCGCGTGCTGATGCTGGCCGCCAACCCCGGGCGTGTGAAGGAGATCGTTCCGGTCGGGCTGCCGGAAGATCGAACGCTCGATATCCGCGAGACCCGCGAATTCGTCGAACTCGCTGCCTATCTGCGACGCGTACTGGAGACCTGCTGA
- a CDS encoding ABC transporter substrate-binding protein, translating into MSVIENAGRRRLLRMTLAAGGMAATGALLSVRAFAGDRTTVNMQLGWIPGGNQVGEVTAKRLGYYEQEGIDFHIQPGGPNIDGVAIVASGRFEAGEISSSPSIMLAVSEGLPIKCIAVGLQQHPYSFFSLKKNPVRTPHDMIGKRIGIQSTGMVLLKALLAKNKIPESQVNIVPIGADMMPLLSGQVDAVTGWQTNTTALKPLGADRVDLRLWDTGVRLYALPYYANTATLKDHPDTVTRFMRATARGWLYANAHRDEAVDLLIKEYPNLNRADERVAIDSLMGYAFDQTTQTQGWGAMDAKVWEEQIALYGQLGQFRGSQPKVDDVMTMDVLNATRSSRLKV; encoded by the coding sequence ATGTCAGTAATCGAAAATGCCGGACGTCGGCGTTTGCTGCGGATGACACTCGCGGCGGGCGGCATGGCTGCAACGGGCGCACTGCTTTCGGTGCGCGCCTTTGCAGGCGACAGGACAACCGTCAACATGCAACTGGGCTGGATTCCCGGCGGCAACCAGGTCGGCGAGGTGACGGCGAAGCGACTCGGCTATTACGAGCAGGAAGGAATCGATTTTCACATTCAGCCGGGCGGCCCGAACATCGACGGCGTCGCGATTGTCGCCTCGGGCCGATTCGAGGCCGGTGAGATTTCGTCGAGCCCTTCGATCATGCTTGCGGTCTCGGAAGGCCTGCCGATCAAGTGCATCGCGGTCGGGCTGCAGCAGCATCCTTACAGTTTCTTTTCGCTGAAGAAAAATCCCGTGCGCACGCCGCACGACATGATCGGCAAGCGGATCGGTATCCAGTCGACGGGCATGGTGCTGCTCAAGGCGCTGCTCGCGAAGAACAAAATTCCGGAAAGCCAGGTCAATATCGTGCCGATCGGCGCGGACATGATGCCGCTTCTGAGTGGTCAGGTCGATGCGGTGACCGGCTGGCAAACCAACACCACGGCACTCAAGCCGCTCGGGGCAGATCGCGTCGACCTGCGCCTGTGGGACACCGGCGTGCGCCTCTATGCGCTGCCGTACTACGCGAACACCGCGACACTCAAGGACCATCCCGACACCGTTACGCGTTTCATGCGCGCAACCGCGCGTGGCTGGCTCTACGCGAACGCGCATCGCGACGAAGCTGTCGATCTGCTCATCAAGGAATATCCGAACCTGAACCGCGCCGACGAGCGCGTCGCGATCGATTCGCTGATGGGCTACGCGTTCGATCAGACCACGCAGACCCAGGGCTGGGGCGCGATGGACGCGAAGGTCTGGGAAGAGCAGATCGCGCTGTACGGTCAGCTGGGCCAGTTCCGGGGCAGTCAGCCAAAAGTCGACGACGTGATGACGATGGACGTTCTCAACGCTACCCGTTCCTCTCGCCTCAAGGTGTAA
- a CDS encoding porin translates to MIRRIVVLASMALFCQAASAQSSVTLYGLISTGIVYTNNQKGADKQGHATWQFASGPMQTPRWGMRGTEDLGGGLKAIFTLEGGYSLATGALSQGGREFGRQAFVGLSSNTLGTVTLGRQYDEAVTLCVFSSACQFAAYGAHIGDSDNVFDTFRINNAVQYKSIDYKGLQFEGLYGFSNKAGGFSDNNAYSAAVQYRNGPVSAGLAFLQVNTPNDANNTNGAVVNDYGFTSPFITNPATHAGVSKQRMFGAGGAYAFGPANLSLLYTNARFDYLDTSRLTLQNFEVSLTDYVTPQLILGAAYIFTTGQYHPQNNSPKWHQVNTGVDYLLSKRTDLFLVGIYQKAAGDAQYAQIYSLSPSTTKSQVSAVIGLRHKW, encoded by the coding sequence ATGATTCGACGCATCGTTGTTCTTGCCTCAATGGCCCTGTTCTGTCAGGCGGCGTCCGCCCAAAGCAGTGTGACCCTGTATGGGCTGATCTCGACGGGCATCGTCTATACGAACAACCAGAAAGGCGCCGACAAGCAGGGCCATGCCACGTGGCAATTCGCGAGCGGCCCGATGCAGACGCCTCGCTGGGGAATGAGGGGCACAGAGGATCTGGGTGGAGGCCTGAAGGCCATCTTCACGTTGGAAGGCGGCTACAGCCTGGCGACTGGCGCACTCTCGCAAGGCGGCCGTGAGTTTGGCCGGCAGGCTTTTGTCGGCTTGTCGTCGAATACCCTCGGGACGGTGACGCTAGGCCGTCAATATGACGAGGCAGTCACACTGTGCGTCTTCTCGTCGGCCTGTCAGTTCGCGGCCTACGGTGCGCACATTGGCGACAGCGATAACGTGTTCGACACGTTCCGGATCAACAACGCGGTCCAGTACAAGAGCATCGACTACAAAGGTCTTCAGTTTGAAGGGCTCTACGGCTTCTCGAATAAGGCGGGCGGTTTCTCCGACAACAATGCCTATAGCGCCGCGGTGCAATATCGCAACGGCCCGGTGTCGGCCGGCCTGGCGTTCCTTCAGGTCAATACACCGAACGACGCCAATAATACGAACGGCGCGGTGGTGAACGACTATGGCTTCACGTCGCCGTTCATCACGAATCCGGCGACCCATGCCGGCGTAAGCAAGCAAAGGATGTTTGGCGCGGGCGGCGCTTACGCGTTCGGGCCGGCGAACCTGTCACTGCTCTATACCAACGCGCGATTCGACTATCTCGACACGTCGCGTCTGACGCTGCAGAATTTTGAGGTTTCGCTGACCGACTACGTGACGCCGCAACTCATTCTTGGCGCCGCGTATATCTTCACCACCGGGCAATACCACCCGCAGAACAACAGTCCCAAATGGCATCAGGTGAATACTGGCGTGGACTACCTGCTCAGCAAGCGCACCGATCTCTTCCTCGTCGGCATCTATCAGAAAGCAGCGGGTGACGCGCAGTACGCGCAGATCTATTCGCTTTCCCCGTCCACCACCAAGTCGCAAGTCTCAGCGGTGATCGGGCTCCGGCATAAGTGGTAA